The following DNA comes from Quercus robur chromosome 1, dhQueRobu3.1, whole genome shotgun sequence.
TCCTACGAGAAGCTAACTAGGGCGTTTGGTGCCAAATTTGTGACCTGTAGCAGGATCCTTAGACCTCTGGATTCTCTACTCTCCATGGCCATGAGGGAAGAAGAGACCTTAAAAAACtattcggataggtattgggagccTTTCAACGAGATAGATGGGGATTTTAAGGATGTGGCTATTAGAACCTTCAAAGTGGGGCTTCCTATGAATTCATActtgaggaaatccctcaccaTGAAGCTTGCTCAGAACATGCACCAGCTAATGGATCGCATTGACGAGCATAAAAGAGTTGAAAACGATCAAGTATAGGGCAAAGGGAAAGCAAAGGTTTTCATGCTTGAACGGAGGGATCCTCGGTCTGATAGATTTGGCTTTAATCGATCGAGGAGATATTTTTTCAATCAAGTTCCCCAAAGCAACACCTAGGCGGTTAATTCGGTGTTTAAGGAACCCGTATATCAGGtgctagaaaaaataaaaaaaaatgagcttTATTTCAAGTGGCCCAATAAGATGGGAGGGGACCCCACCAAACGGGATCAGAACATGTACTACCAATATCATTAGGACCGAGGTCATTTGACCGAGGACTGCAAGACCTTGCATGACTTCTTAGAACAGCTAGTCAAAGTAGGAAAGTTGAAACAATTCATGCATCAACCTTTTGCCCAAAGGGAGCAGTTAGGACCGGGTTACCAAATGGAGGTGGCACCACGCCCACCATTGGGAACCATCAACGTTATTTTTGCTGCACCAAATAGGGAAGCTGGTCCCTTGTCCAAGGTAATGGCCATTTCACCACAGCTTGAGGTAAGAGAAAAGGATAGAGGATCTAAAAGGATCAAGATAGAGCTGGAGCCAATCCTCAGCTTCTCGGAGGCTGATAAGATTGGTACTTTCTAGCCCCATAATGATGCTTTTGTGGTCACACTCTAAATATGAGGGTTTGATGTGAAAAGAGTAATGGTAGACCAAGGAAGTGGGGCTGAAATTATGTATTCGGAACTATACAAAGGGTTGGGGTTGAAACCTGAGGACCTTAGTAAGTATGACACCCCCTTGGTAGGatttgacgggagaattgtgacCCCCAAAGGGATGATTAAATTGCCCGTACAAATGGGTAGTGAAGTAGTTGAAGTAGACTTCATTATGGTTTATGCCTATTCCCCCTACACTACAATTTTGGCAAGGCCATGGCTCTACGCTATGGGGGCAGTCTCCTCAACTTTGCATATGAAAGTGAAGTTTCCAATTGAGGGGTGCGTTAGGGAGCTGGTGGGATGTCAAACCATGGCTAGGCAGTGTATGATTGATATTGTCATGTATCAATCGTTGCAAGTGAATCTCCCTTATTTGAGCCTTGTCTTGTAGCAATCAATAGTTGGAGTGTCAGAGGTCTCGGATAGAATGACAAAGATTAGTGTACAATGTGAAGAATTGGAGAAGATTGTCCTTGGTTCggaaaatgataaatatttccAGATTGGAACACAACTACCTCTAGCTGAGAAGGAAGAGTTCTTAGTC
Coding sequences within:
- the LOC126712849 gene encoding uncharacterized protein LOC126712849, which gives rise to MEVAPRPPLGTINVIFAAPNREAGPLSKVMAISPQLEVREKDRGSKRIKIELEPILSFSEADKIGFDGRIVTPKGMIKLPVQMGSEVVEVDFIMVYAYSPYTTILARPWLYAMGAVSSTLHMKVKFPIEGCVRELQSIVGVSEVSDRMTKISVQCEELEKIVLGSENDKYFQIGTQLPLAEKEEFLVFLRNNLDVFARSTYEALRVDLEFICHHLNVNLAITLRRQQPRRSSKEHAEVVKEEFNKLKKAGAIKEVFLSKVVG